Proteins encoded together in one Deinococcus hopiensis KR-140 window:
- the murI gene encoding glutamate racemase: MNQGAPLGVYDSGMGGLSVLAELRRALPHENFLYLGDTAHVPIGARPEDEIRDLTAQAVAALHARGAKGVVVACNTASAFSLTHLREKYPALPIIGLVPAVKPAVAATRTGVVGVLATPGTLRGTLLADVIRQFAEPAGVRVLTAVSAELVPLVEAGQAESGRTREVLRGALTPLAEAGADQLVLGCTHYPFLAAGIHSEFGDTFTLVDSGAAVARHTRRVLEERDLRSRVQEPGEVTYLVTGDAHVSAPVIATLTGQAGQNVTVQQVTT; encoded by the coding sequence ATGAACCAAGGCGCACCCCTCGGCGTGTACGACTCCGGCATGGGCGGTCTGAGCGTGTTGGCCGAGTTGCGGCGCGCCCTGCCGCACGAGAACTTCCTGTACCTGGGCGACACGGCCCACGTACCGATCGGTGCGCGGCCCGAAGACGAGATTCGGGACCTGACCGCCCAGGCGGTGGCGGCGCTGCACGCCCGGGGAGCCAAAGGGGTGGTGGTGGCCTGCAACACGGCCTCGGCCTTCAGCCTGACGCACCTGCGGGAGAAGTACCCGGCGTTGCCGATCATCGGGCTGGTGCCTGCCGTCAAGCCCGCCGTGGCCGCCACCCGTACGGGCGTGGTGGGCGTGCTGGCAACGCCGGGGACGCTGCGGGGGACGCTGCTCGCCGACGTGATTCGCCAGTTTGCCGAACCCGCTGGAGTACGGGTACTGACTGCCGTGAGCGCCGAACTCGTGCCGCTGGTGGAAGCGGGGCAGGCGGAGAGCGGGCGGACGCGCGAGGTGCTGCGGGGAGCGCTGACACCCCTGGCGGAGGCGGGCGCGGATCAGCTTGTGCTGGGCTGCACCCACTACCCCTTTCTGGCGGCAGGCATCCACTCGGAATTCGGAGACACCTTCACCCTGGTGGACAGCGGCGCGGCGGTGGCGCGGCACACGCGGCGGGTGCTCGAGGAGCGCGACCTGCGGTCCAGAGTCCAGGAGCCGGGCGAGGTGACGTACCTCGTGACGGGCGACGCGCACGTGTCGGCTCCCGTTATCGCCACATTGACGGGTCAGGCAGGGCAGAATGTGACGGTGCAGCAGGTGACCACTTGA
- a CDS encoding trimeric intracellular cation channel family protein: MPDAILPTVTLEQGLHALDLLGVLAFSMSGALLAVRKRFDLFGVLVLGCVTAVGGGAIRDTLTGQTPPLFLRDETYLWVALLGGVLAFAFGERLARFERTLRLFDTVGLGLFAASGALGAITFGLGPLGVAFAGMLSGVGGGVIRDLIANEVPEIMYRHDQLYATAAAAGALTVYLLHGLVTPFQAQLGGAGMVVLLRYLSRRGWARLPVRRLPEDG; this comes from the coding sequence ATGCCCGACGCCATCTTGCCGACCGTGACCCTGGAACAGGGACTGCACGCCCTGGACCTGCTGGGCGTCCTCGCCTTCAGCATGTCGGGAGCGCTGCTGGCGGTGCGCAAGAGATTTGACCTGTTCGGCGTGCTCGTGCTGGGCTGCGTCACGGCGGTGGGAGGCGGGGCCATCCGCGATACCCTGACCGGACAGACCCCGCCCCTCTTTCTGCGCGACGAGACCTACCTGTGGGTGGCCCTGCTGGGCGGCGTACTGGCCTTCGCGTTTGGAGAGCGACTCGCCCGCTTCGAGCGGACCCTGCGCCTCTTCGACACCGTGGGGCTGGGCCTGTTCGCCGCGTCGGGTGCGCTCGGGGCCATCACCTTTGGGCTGGGGCCGTTGGGGGTGGCCTTTGCGGGAATGCTTAGCGGCGTGGGCGGGGGCGTGATCCGCGACCTGATCGCCAATGAAGTGCCCGAAATCATGTACCGACACGATCAGCTGTACGCCACGGCAGCGGCGGCGGGAGCCCTGACCGTCTACCTGCTGCATGGGCTCGTCACGCCCTTTCAGGCGCAGCTCGGCGGTGCGGGCATGGTGGTGCTGCTGCGCTACCTCTCGCGCCGGGGCTGGGCGCGGCTGCCCGTGCGGCGCTTGCCGGAGGACGGCTGA
- the trmB gene encoding tRNA (guanine(46)-N(7))-methyltransferase TrmB produces MISRLSDFRFPDAASRLYPDTPGRPWVLEVGFGDGRFWPHFAATFPEAPNYLGVEISGVSLLKANRRLRQAGLTNAVLTKLPALPLVREVVPQGALAAIVVNFPDPWPKAGHTEHRLLRAPFFQLAASRLKPGGAVLLTTDHDEYFEFALAEAEASGVMRAELTQPPAAALETKYALKWRDLGLGAHHARFIPTAHPAVPHGTILRFPDHEEDPTVPHAVLTLPETFDPSEFRKHTARGGQTREDPSGWTVVLLDVYRSLKKDGWVALAHVVEGELTQEVLIGITGREDGTFLARLARFGGPIITPGVKAAVGTVTVWLEGQGAQVRHRGY; encoded by the coding sequence GTGATCTCGCGCCTTTCGGACTTCCGCTTTCCCGACGCGGCTTCCCGACTGTACCCGGACACGCCCGGGCGGCCCTGGGTTCTGGAAGTGGGGTTTGGCGATGGCCGCTTCTGGCCGCATTTCGCCGCGACCTTTCCGGAGGCTCCCAATTACCTGGGGGTGGAGATCAGCGGCGTATCGCTCCTAAAGGCCAATCGGCGGCTGCGCCAAGCGGGCCTGACCAACGCGGTCCTGACCAAGCTGCCCGCCCTGCCCCTCGTCCGCGAGGTGGTGCCGCAAGGAGCGCTGGCCGCCATCGTGGTCAACTTTCCCGATCCGTGGCCCAAGGCGGGGCACACCGAACACCGCCTGCTGCGCGCGCCCTTTTTTCAGCTGGCCGCCAGCCGACTCAAGCCGGGCGGCGCGGTGCTGCTCACCACCGATCACGATGAGTATTTCGAGTTCGCCTTGGCGGAGGCGGAAGCGAGTGGCGTCATGCGCGCCGAGCTGACCCAGCCTCCGGCCGCCGCGCTGGAAACCAAATACGCGCTGAAGTGGCGTGACCTGGGCCTGGGGGCGCACCACGCCCGCTTCATTCCCACCGCACATCCCGCTGTGCCTCACGGCACCATCCTTCGCTTTCCAGACCATGAGGAAGACCCCACCGTGCCCCACGCTGTCCTGACCCTGCCCGAGACATTCGATCCCTCCGAGTTTCGCAAACACACCGCCCGGGGCGGACAGACCCGGGAAGATCCGTCGGGCTGGACGGTGGTGCTGCTCGACGTGTACCGGAGCCTCAAGAAAGACGGCTGGGTTGCGCTGGCCCACGTCGTGGAGGGTGAACTGACCCAGGAAGTCCTGATCGGCATCACCGGGCGGGAGGACGGCACCTTTCTCGCGCGCCTCGCCCGCTTTGGCGGACCCATCATCACGCCGGGGGTCAAGGCGGCGGTGGGCACGGTCACGGTCTGGCTGGAGGGCCAGGGCGCGCAGGTCCGGCACCGGGGCTATTGA
- the rpmF gene encoding 50S ribosomal protein L32 has protein sequence MAKHPVPKKKTSKSKRDMRRSHHALVVPNLSACPHCHAKKLSHHICPSCGYYNGRQVLAV, from the coding sequence ATGGCGAAGCACCCCGTTCCCAAGAAGAAGACCAGCAAGAGCAAGCGCGACATGCGCCGCAGCCACCACGCCCTCGTGGTCCCCAACCTCAGCGCGTGCCCCCACTGCCACGCCAAGAAGCTCAGCCACCACATCTGCCCCAGCTGCGGCTACTACAACGGCCGTCAGGTGCTCGCGGTCTGA
- the glmS gene encoding glutamine--fructose-6-phosphate transaminase (isomerizing) translates to MCGIVGYIGMRQAQDVLISGLAKLEYRGYDSAGVAVGDGACLAVRKKAGKLANLSGELEGAPLAGTLGIGHTRWATHGLPNDTNAHPHATEDGKIVIIHNGIIENYLSLKAGLIKRGHSFKSETDSEVLAHLIEEAYAGDLYEAVRTALGQVRGAYGIVVTHVDHREIVAARTVSPLVMGVGEGEMFLASDVPALLAYTRRMVFLHDGDMVVLHDDGYRVTDLAGNPVERAVDHIDWDAEAAEKGGFDTYMLKEIYEQPQALANTLIGRLHDETGEVNLDINLDPASFKRISIIACGTAFYAGLVGEYLIEQLARIPVEVDVASEYRYRSPLVSENTLAIVVSQSGETIDTLEALREAKKGGAKTLGVINAKGSSMTRELDDTLYIHAGPEIGVASTKAYTSMVSAFLLLSLWLARARGTLDEARAQELLHAARELPRLVEEALSPERVEKIKAVAEKYAHARDYLFLGRGVNAPTAFEGALKLKEISYIHAEGYAAGEMKHGPIALIDAHLPVVVVATESFLLEKTISNVQEVRARSGKVIALLSDGDTENAQHADDVLYVPHAHEMVSPVVNVVALQLLSYYTATALGKDVDKPRNLAKSVTVE, encoded by the coding sequence ATGTGCGGAATCGTGGGATACATCGGTATGCGTCAGGCGCAGGACGTTCTGATCTCGGGCCTCGCCAAGCTGGAATATCGCGGTTACGACAGTGCGGGCGTGGCGGTGGGCGACGGAGCCTGCCTCGCCGTTCGCAAGAAGGCCGGGAAGCTCGCCAACCTCAGCGGTGAGCTGGAGGGCGCGCCCCTGGCCGGTACCCTCGGTATTGGTCACACGCGCTGGGCCACCCACGGCCTGCCCAACGATACGAACGCCCACCCCCACGCCACCGAGGACGGCAAGATCGTCATCATCCACAACGGGATCATTGAGAATTACCTTTCGCTCAAGGCGGGGCTGATCAAGCGCGGCCACAGCTTCAAATCCGAGACCGACTCGGAAGTGCTGGCCCACCTGATCGAGGAAGCCTACGCGGGCGACCTGTATGAGGCGGTGCGGACGGCGCTGGGACAAGTGCGCGGAGCCTACGGCATCGTCGTCACCCATGTGGACCACCGCGAGATCGTGGCGGCCCGGACCGTCAGCCCCCTCGTGATGGGCGTGGGCGAGGGCGAGATGTTCCTGGCCTCGGACGTGCCCGCCCTGCTCGCCTACACCCGCAGGATGGTCTTCCTGCACGACGGCGACATGGTGGTGCTGCACGACGACGGCTACCGGGTGACTGACCTGGCGGGCAATCCCGTCGAGCGCGCGGTGGACCACATCGACTGGGACGCCGAGGCGGCGGAAAAGGGCGGTTTTGATACCTACATGCTCAAGGAAATCTACGAGCAGCCCCAGGCCCTTGCCAACACCCTGATTGGCCGCCTGCACGACGAGACGGGTGAGGTGAACCTCGACATCAACCTTGACCCCGCCTCCTTCAAGCGCATCTCCATCATTGCCTGCGGCACCGCCTTCTACGCCGGGCTGGTGGGCGAGTACCTGATCGAGCAACTCGCGCGCATTCCGGTGGAGGTGGACGTGGCCTCCGAGTACCGCTACCGTTCACCGCTGGTCAGCGAGAACACCCTCGCCATCGTGGTGAGCCAGTCGGGCGAGACCATCGACACCCTCGAAGCCCTGCGTGAGGCGAAGAAGGGCGGCGCAAAGACCCTCGGCGTGATCAACGCGAAGGGCTCCTCCATGACCCGCGAGCTGGACGACACGCTCTATATCCACGCGGGACCCGAGATCGGCGTGGCGAGCACCAAGGCGTATACCAGCATGGTCAGCGCCTTCCTGCTGCTCTCCCTGTGGCTGGCCCGCGCGCGCGGCACGCTGGACGAGGCCCGGGCCCAGGAACTGCTGCACGCTGCCCGCGAGCTGCCCCGCCTGGTGGAAGAGGCCCTGAGCCCCGAGCGCGTCGAGAAGATCAAGGCGGTGGCCGAGAAGTATGCCCACGCCCGCGACTACCTCTTCCTGGGGCGCGGCGTGAACGCACCCACCGCCTTTGAGGGCGCGCTGAAGCTCAAGGAGATCAGCTACATCCACGCCGAAGGCTACGCCGCCGGGGAGATGAAGCACGGTCCCATCGCCCTCATCGACGCCCACCTGCCCGTGGTGGTGGTGGCGACCGAGAGCTTCCTGCTGGAAAAGACCATCTCCAACGTGCAGGAGGTCCGCGCCCGCTCCGGCAAGGTAATCGCGCTGCTGAGCGACGGCGACACCGAGAATGCCCAGCACGCCGACGACGTGCTGTACGTGCCCCACGCGCACGAGATGGTCAGCCCGGTGGTCAACGTGGTGGCGCTGCAACTGCTGAGCTACTACACGGCCACGGCGCTGGGCAAGGACGTAGACAAGCCGCGCAATCTGGCAAAGAGCGTGACGGTGGAGTAA
- a CDS encoding HAD family hydrolase — protein sequence MTHTRAVIFDLDDTLFDDNASMRAGLLGVARPHTHLAGRHPDELLGEYKRVLGEFYPAFVAGQLSLAEYRARRFERLHGLWGIEGVPGDVSFEAFRTAYQAARQAVPGGLELLRALRERGVKVGILTNFIRPEQQAKLDACGLTPWVDALVTTSEAPPKPDPGSYAAILTALEVQPNEAVMVGDSWENDVVGARAAGMRAVWFERWGGEVAEADVPVVRDFAPLEAALRALLEESASAP from the coding sequence GTGACGCACACCCGGGCCGTAATTTTTGATCTCGACGACACCCTGTTCGACGATAACGCCTCTATGCGCGCGGGCCTCCTGGGCGTGGCAAGACCCCACACCCACCTCGCTGGGCGCCACCCCGACGAGCTGCTGGGCGAGTACAAGCGTGTGCTGGGGGAGTTCTATCCAGCTTTTGTGGCCGGGCAGCTGAGCCTGGCCGAGTACCGCGCCCGGCGTTTCGAACGGCTGCACGGACTGTGGGGCATCGAGGGCGTGCCCGGCGACGTGTCCTTTGAGGCGTTCCGCACGGCGTACCAGGCGGCGAGGCAGGCAGTGCCGGGCGGGCTGGAACTGCTCCGGGCATTGAGGGAGCGTGGAGTCAAGGTGGGCATCCTGACCAACTTCATCCGCCCTGAGCAGCAGGCCAAGCTGGACGCCTGCGGCCTGACGCCCTGGGTGGACGCGCTCGTGACCACCAGCGAGGCCCCGCCCAAACCTGATCCAGGGTCCTACGCGGCCATTCTCACGGCCCTGGAGGTGCAGCCGAATGAGGCCGTGATGGTGGGCGACTCCTGGGAGAACGACGTGGTAGGCGCGCGGGCCGCCGGGATGCGCGCCGTTTGGTTCGAGCGCTGGGGCGGGGAGGTGGCGGAGGCGGACGTACCGGTGGTACGGGACTTTGCGCCGCTGGAGGCAGCGCTGAGAGCGCTGCTGGAGGAGAGCGCTTCGGCCCCCTAG
- the rph gene encoding ribonuclease PH, whose amino-acid sequence MILPTRTGRDAHTPRPLTVKRGVNPHASGSAHLCLGRTEILATVSVEDKPAPHMRGKKEGWLTAEYAMLPRATTDRQARERNLQNGRRHEIQRLLGRALRASIDLKHFRNQTLYVDCDVLVADGGTRVASVLAGYAALHDFADRLIQTGRLSEWPLRHAVGAVSVGLVGEELRVDLDYAEDKVARADLNVVATDAGLVLEAQGGAEDGPIAPEEYIRLLMTGVEAVGGLLRDLHRQV is encoded by the coding sequence TTGATTCTTCCCACCCGAACCGGGCGCGACGCCCACACCCCGCGGCCCCTCACGGTGAAGCGCGGGGTCAACCCTCACGCCTCGGGCAGCGCGCACCTGTGTCTGGGCCGCACCGAGATTCTGGCGACGGTGAGCGTGGAAGACAAACCCGCGCCGCATATGCGCGGCAAGAAAGAGGGCTGGCTGACCGCCGAGTACGCCATGCTGCCGCGCGCCACAACAGACCGCCAGGCCCGGGAGCGCAACCTGCAAAACGGCCGCCGCCACGAGATTCAGCGCCTGCTGGGCCGGGCACTGCGGGCGAGCATCGACCTCAAGCATTTTCGCAACCAGACGCTGTATGTGGACTGCGACGTGCTGGTGGCCGACGGCGGCACCCGGGTGGCGAGCGTGCTGGCCGGGTACGCTGCCCTCCACGACTTCGCGGACCGCCTGATTCAGACGGGCAGGTTGAGCGAGTGGCCGCTGCGGCACGCGGTGGGGGCCGTGAGCGTGGGCCTGGTGGGTGAGGAGCTGCGGGTGGACCTCGACTACGCCGAGGACAAGGTGGCGCGGGCGGACCTGAACGTGGTGGCGACCGACGCGGGCCTGGTGCTGGAGGCGCAGGGCGGAGCCGAGGACGGTCCCATCGCCCCAGAAGAGTACATCCGCCTGCTGATGACGGGCGTAGAAGCGGTGGGGGGCCTGCTGCGCGACCTGCACCGGCAGGTCTAG
- a CDS encoding FAD-dependent oxidoreductase, whose translation MFRPHAPDHTPTMPRSQPQPGHLYDVAVVGAGLAGTELAWRLAQAGRDVVLVSQALDHIGNLYQPDIRDAGFPGDSVFAQIAARIAPETDGWTFHRWLKAEIEATAGIHLLQSTVTALEEEGEGVTLSTWEGPKLRARRAVLAVGAFLKGRLLIGDTMEEAGRLSEVAYDFLADDLARSGVWLIGAEQTAAGVEGAPPYSVRFLTPAPGELDGFRLTRFDRVYGVGRCLPGEQTYAGVLEGAARLASELLAVEA comes from the coding sequence ATGTTCCGCCCCCACGCCCCCGATCACACACCCACCATGCCCCGCAGCCAGCCGCAGCCGGGTCACCTGTACGACGTGGCGGTGGTGGGGGCGGGCCTTGCGGGCACCGAACTTGCCTGGCGGCTGGCCCAGGCCGGGCGCGACGTGGTGCTGGTGTCGCAGGCGCTGGACCACATCGGAAACCTGTACCAGCCGGACATTCGGGATGCAGGATTTCCCGGAGACAGTGTGTTTGCCCAGATTGCCGCCCGCATCGCTCCCGAGACCGACGGCTGGACCTTCCACCGGTGGCTCAAGGCAGAGATCGAGGCCACGGCAGGCATTCACCTGCTGCAAAGCACCGTGACTGCGCTGGAAGAAGAGGGCGAGGGCGTGACCCTCTCCACCTGGGAAGGTCCGAAGCTCCGCGCCCGCCGGGCGGTGCTGGCGGTGGGCGCATTCCTCAAGGGCCGCCTCCTTATCGGCGACACGATGGAGGAAGCCGGACGGCTCTCGGAAGTGGCCTACGATTTTCTGGCCGACGATCTGGCCCGCTCGGGGGTATGGCTGATTGGGGCGGAACAGACGGCCGCAGGCGTGGAAGGCGCGCCGCCCTACAGCGTGCGCTTCCTGACGCCAGCTCCTGGCGAGTTGGACGGCTTCCGCCTCACCCGTTTTGACCGGGTGTATGGAGTGGGCCGCTGCCTGCCCGGCGAGCAGACGTATGCGGGCGTGCTGGAGGGCGCTGCCCGCCTCGCTTCCGAACTGCTGGCGGTGGAGGCGTGA
- a CDS encoding serine hydrolase, translating into MRKLLPVVLALLPAAQAQGADPLAPLLEFAKQQPGDLAVFVASVRPDGSPDSARPALVWNPTASMPLASSRKIVVLSAYARAVAAGKLNPQVLVKLSEWEEFYLPGTDGGAHAKSLAALNLPADSQGRAQDGSRAVPLDTVVRFMIETSDNAAADLVLTRLGRDAVAEIRRDLKLSGQEEFGPFSGLFSAWQDPAARADYSRWPMLRRVSDAWSRTAQLSRTPALRDPETVRQGLPTREDQAALVDATDAHGTVSDYAGLMAQVLTGAGLKPAEREVMARHLGWPMRLNPANAQAFSEVYAKGGSLPGVLTNTYALAPKVGPHKGEKLVVSLFLRRIPEEQYGLLEASMNDAMVYLALVPGQAQRLADVLNAAPGP; encoded by the coding sequence ATGAGGAAGCTCCTGCCCGTGGTGCTCGCGTTGCTGCCCGCTGCGCAGGCCCAGGGGGCAGATCCCCTCGCACCCCTGCTGGAGTTTGCCAAACAGCAGCCGGGGGACCTCGCGGTGTTCGTCGCCTCGGTGCGCCCAGACGGCTCACCCGATTCGGCAAGGCCCGCGCTCGTGTGGAACCCCACTGCCTCCATGCCGCTGGCAAGCAGCCGCAAGATCGTGGTGCTGTCGGCCTACGCGCGGGCGGTGGCAGCGGGCAAGCTAAACCCACAGGTCCTGGTAAAGCTCTCCGAATGGGAAGAGTTCTACCTCCCGGGCACCGACGGAGGCGCGCACGCGAAGAGCCTGGCGGCCTTAAACCTTCCCGCCGACTCCCAGGGCCGCGCGCAGGACGGAAGCCGCGCTGTGCCCCTCGATACCGTGGTCCGCTTCATGATCGAGACGAGCGACAACGCCGCCGCCGACCTCGTGCTGACGCGGCTGGGCAGGGACGCCGTCGCCGAGATCCGCCGCGACCTGAAGCTGAGCGGACAGGAAGAATTCGGCCCCTTCAGCGGGCTGTTCAGCGCTTGGCAGGACCCGGCGGCGCGGGCGGATTACTCCAGGTGGCCCATGCTCCGGCGGGTGTCGGACGCTTGGAGCCGAACGGCGCAGCTCAGCCGCACCCCCGCCCTGCGTGACCCGGAGACGGTCCGCCAGGGTCTCCCCACTCGCGAGGATCAGGCGGCCCTCGTGGACGCCACTGACGCGCACGGCACCGTGAGTGATTACGCGGGCCTGATGGCGCAGGTGCTGACGGGAGCAGGCCTGAAGCCCGCTGAACGTGAGGTCATGGCCCGGCATTTGGGCTGGCCCATGCGGCTTAACCCCGCCAATGCCCAGGCCTTCAGCGAGGTCTATGCGAAGGGCGGCAGCCTGCCCGGCGTACTGACAAACACTTACGCCCTGGCGCCCAAAGTCGGCCCCCACAAGGGTGAGAAGCTGGTGGTCAGCCTCTTCCTGCGCCGAATTCCCGAGGAACAGTACGGCCTGCTGGAAGCGTCCATGAATGACGCCATGGTCTATCTGGCCCTTGTACCTGGACAGGCGCAGCGGCTGGCCGACGTGCTGAATGCCGCGCCGGGGCCCTGA
- a CDS encoding trans-sulfuration enzyme family protein, whose product MSKQEQRPEGFCTRAVHAGHGLDPVTGAHAVPIYATSTFGYGSAERGARLFAGEEQGYFYSRLSNPTVRAFEEKLASLEGAEGTVAFGSGMGAASAIALTFLKTGDEVAFVGPLYGGTEGLLRDILGRFGVTVHDVRNVEELRGVVSGKTRLVWLETPTNPTVQIVDLEAASTVAHAAGALVVVDNTFSTPYLTRPLEHGADLVMHSATKYLGGHGDVVAGVVAGGAELVTELRLHGLRHVGSVLGPFEAYLLLRGVKTLPLRMEAHCANAQALAEALQGHPALKALHYPGLSSHPGHEVAARQMRAFGGLLSIELESQEAAFAFLDNLKLFTQAVSLGDVESLSCHPASTTHHLLGEATLARQGVTPGLVRLSVGIEDAEDLICDVLRALDRVPVGAGR is encoded by the coding sequence ATGTCTAAACAAGAGCAGCGCCCAGAGGGCTTCTGTACCCGTGCCGTTCATGCCGGCCACGGCCTTGACCCCGTAACGGGAGCCCACGCCGTGCCCATCTACGCCACCTCCACCTTCGGCTACGGCAGCGCTGAACGCGGGGCGAGGCTGTTTGCCGGCGAGGAACAGGGCTATTTCTACTCGCGGCTGTCCAACCCCACCGTGCGGGCCTTTGAGGAAAAGCTCGCCAGCCTGGAGGGCGCGGAGGGGACCGTGGCCTTCGGCAGCGGTATGGGCGCGGCGAGCGCCATCGCCCTGACCTTCCTGAAAACGGGCGATGAGGTGGCCTTCGTCGGCCCCCTCTACGGCGGCACCGAGGGCCTGCTGCGCGACATCCTGGGCCGCTTCGGCGTGACGGTCCACGACGTGAGGAATGTGGAGGAGCTGCGCGGCGTGGTGTCCGGCAAGACGCGGCTCGTCTGGCTGGAAACGCCCACCAACCCCACTGTGCAGATCGTGGACCTGGAGGCAGCCTCCACGGTTGCCCACGCGGCGGGAGCGCTCGTCGTGGTGGACAACACCTTTTCCACGCCCTACCTCACCCGTCCTCTGGAGCACGGTGCCGATCTGGTCATGCACTCCGCCACCAAGTATCTCGGCGGACACGGCGACGTCGTGGCCGGCGTGGTAGCGGGCGGCGCGGAACTGGTGACCGAGTTACGCCTGCACGGCCTGCGCCACGTGGGTTCGGTGCTGGGGCCGTTCGAGGCGTACCTGCTCCTGCGCGGCGTCAAGACCCTGCCGCTGCGGATGGAGGCGCACTGCGCCAACGCTCAGGCGCTCGCTGAGGCGTTGCAGGGCCATCCTGCCCTCAAGGCCCTGCACTACCCCGGCCTGTCTTCCCACCCCGGGCACGAGGTGGCGGCCCGGCAGATGCGCGCGTTCGGGGGTCTGCTGAGCATCGAACTGGAGTCGCAGGAGGCGGCCTTCGCCTTCCTCGACAACCTCAAGCTGTTCACGCAGGCGGTCAGCCTGGGCGACGTGGAGAGCCTGTCGTGCCACCCCGCGAGCACCACCCATCATCTGCTTGGTGAGGCAACGCTCGCCCGTCAGGGCGTCACGCCCGGTCTGGTGCGCCTCTCCGTAGGTATAGAGGACGCCGAGGACCTGATCTGCGATGTGCTGAGGGCGCTGGACCGGGTTCCGGTGGGCGCGGGACGCTGA
- a CDS encoding DoxX family protein gives MTGFIGRAMLASVFIKSGLDHLQNPEPIVRAARGAEIPQPELAVKINSGVMVGAGTLLALGLAPRLTTTALAVGLVPTTVIGHPFWDKEGKERQHQQTHFMKNLALFGALLALGSRRK, from the coding sequence ATGACTGGATTCATCGGGCGGGCGATGCTCGCGAGTGTTTTTATCAAGAGTGGCCTGGATCACCTACAAAACCCTGAACCCATCGTGCGCGCGGCGCGGGGCGCGGAGATTCCGCAACCCGAACTGGCCGTCAAGATCAACAGCGGCGTAATGGTGGGGGCCGGAACCCTGCTGGCCCTGGGGCTCGCGCCACGCCTGACGACCACCGCCCTGGCGGTGGGCCTGGTCCCCACCACGGTGATTGGCCACCCCTTCTGGGACAAGGAAGGCAAGGAACGCCAGCACCAGCAGACGCACTTCATGAAAAACCTCGCCCTGTTCGGCGCGCTGCTGGCGCTGGGGAGCCGTCGGAAATAG
- a CDS encoding class I SAM-dependent methyltransferase → MSQPELHFTREPLSVLLPAVRATLTAVGQVSFTVPDPDEGVGRYAGEATAAGLHRPWQTWADLADLLGAHLLTPESVGEGRVRVRLRLYANAPEPDANGYGAGSDWSRVDKLEDPVFLFTLVEALRRVNPPAGGRVLALGVNAGRELGALALAFSERAFEVVGVDRDVTALATAASRYPAAAFLALDVNALPAPDLGRFDLVLALSLLQSPAVRQDVVLAALRRHHLTPGGGLVLGFPNARYRDGLLSYGARLRNFARPDLSLLAADVTQARRGLQKQGFKVFVTGKYEVLVTAIPSGVTTPTDLEL, encoded by the coding sequence ATGTCCCAGCCCGAACTCCACTTCACCCGCGAACCCCTGAGCGTCCTGCTGCCCGCCGTCCGTGCGACTCTCACGGCGGTCGGGCAGGTGAGCTTCACCGTGCCAGACCCCGACGAGGGGGTGGGCCGCTACGCAGGAGAGGCGACGGCCGCCGGACTTCACCGCCCCTGGCAGACCTGGGCAGACCTGGCGGACCTGCTGGGCGCGCACCTGCTCACCCCCGAATCTGTGGGGGAGGGCCGGGTGCGCGTGCGGCTGCGACTCTACGCAAATGCACCTGAGCCTGACGCGAACGGTTACGGCGCGGGGAGTGACTGGAGCCGGGTGGACAAGCTGGAAGACCCGGTATTCCTGTTCACGCTGGTCGAGGCGCTGCGGCGGGTGAACCCCCCGGCGGGAGGGCGTGTGCTGGCCCTCGGAGTCAACGCGGGCCGTGAACTCGGCGCGCTGGCCCTCGCCTTTTCGGAGCGCGCCTTCGAGGTGGTGGGCGTGGACCGGGACGTCACGGCCCTCGCTACGGCGGCCTCACGGTATCCTGCCGCCGCCTTCCTCGCGCTGGACGTCAACGCCCTGCCCGCGCCGGACCTTGGACGCTTCGACCTCGTGCTGGCCCTCAGCCTGCTGCAAAGCCCAGCGGTGCGGCAAGACGTCGTGCTGGCGGCCCTGCGCCGCCACCACCTGACGCCGGGTGGAGGGCTGGTCCTGGGCTTTCCCAACGCCCGTTACCGGGATGGCCTGCTGAGTTACGGAGCGCGCCTGCGAAACTTCGCCCGCCCAGACCTTAGTCTCCTCGCCGCCGACGTGACCCAGGCCCGGCGAGGCTTGCAAAAGCAGGGCTTCAAGGTCTTTGTGACGGGAAAATATGAGGTGCTGGTAACGGCCATTCCCTCGGGCGTGACGACCCCAACGGACCTGGAATTGTGA